The following are encoded in a window of Physeter macrocephalus isolate SW-GA chromosome 9, ASM283717v5, whole genome shotgun sequence genomic DNA:
- the PPP3R2 gene encoding LOW QUALITY PROTEIN: calcineurin subunit B type 2 (The sequence of the model RefSeq protein was modified relative to this genomic sequence to represent the inferred CDS: inserted 3 bases in 3 codons; deleted 1 base in 1 codon) yields the protein MVSPACAHLPCSLPRPYEQSGSTVGNESSYPXKMCPHFDQDEIKRLGKRFPELDSDSSGALSVEEFMSLPELQENPWVQRVTDVFNTDGNREVDFGEFILGTSQFSVKGDKEQKLRFAFSIYDMDXDGYTSNGVLFQVLTMMVGDNLKGWQLQQLVDKTIXVLGKDRDGKISFQEFSAASVGSLESHKKLLTIV from the exons ATGGTAAG CCCTGCGTGCGCCcacctcccctgctccctcccccgaCCCTATGAGCAGTCTGGCTCCACAGTGGGAAATGAGTCCAGTTATC ACAAAATGTGCCCCCACTTTGACCAAGACGAAATTAAACGGCTGGGCAAGCGGTTTCCGGAGCTGGACTCGGACAGTTCGGGCGCTCTGAGCGTGGAGGAGTTCATGTCCCTGCCGGAGCTACAGGAGAACCCATGGGTGCAGCGAGTGACAGACGTCTTCAACACAGACGGCAATAGAGAGGTGGACTTCGGGGAATTCATCCTGGGGACCTCCCAGTTCAGTGTCAAGGGAGACAAGGAGCAGAAGCTGAGGTTTGCTTTCAGCATCTACGACATGG AAGACGGCTACACTTCCAACGGGGTGCTCTTCCAGGTGCTGACGATGATGGTGGGGGACAACCTGAAAGGCTGGCAGTTACAGCAGCTCGTGGACAAAACCA ATGTCCTGGGCAAGGATCGCGATGGGAAAATATCCTTCCAGGAATTCAGTGCTGCG TCGGTTGGAAGCCTGGAGAGCCACAAGAAGTTGCTGACAATCGTGTGA